TATGGGACTCAGCCTTtacctcatctcttgtcacaaGGTTCCCCCCCCACAGCCATTAAAGGATGATGATGCTCCTTAATCCTCCTTTattcaagtatttatatatacagtTTTTATTGTCTTTGACAGTAATGGACAGATTGATCTCCATctgggctttggcccttctaaCTTTGACCTGCACAGCCCCATAACATTCAGGACACAGCTCCAGACATGCATAAGAAGGAAGCACAGAGAAGTTGGAACCTGGCAGCCTTCCATCCCCTACCCTTCTGTGACTGTGTGCTGCAATTTCATTCAACTGGTTACTCCTGTAATGCCCAAACTGTCCTTCGGTCCTGATGCTGCTGTCTTGTCAGAGATAGCACAATCAGACGAAGGTTGAACTGTCTGCCTGCAGCCATGAACAGCTGACAGAATGGAGCATTAGAGCAGGGGAACCTTGAGGAACTGCAGGATTTTGCCTAGAGAAACCACTTGACATTTACAAGGAGAAGAACCTAGTCCTAcaccagaggaagaggaacccCCCACATCAGGGCAGGCTGGGACGCTGTTGAGCGAGCAGTgcccagcaggaggagcagggcctgggcacCACGAGGGATGCCATAcgagcagtgctgcctgctctccaggAACCTGGCCAGCTTTCTACAAAGCTGCCTTAAGAGGAGCATGGCCACCAAGAAGATCTGACTTAACATACTCAGCTCATATTCAGTGAGCAACCACCCCCACAATGGTCTACACGAACAGGGAAAAAGGTACAGGGAAAAAGGTACAGGTCTGGGATTCCCTAGGACAGCCTGCTGTGGAGGGGTTCATGGCCATCAAGAAAATCGGAGTTCTTCTACTCAGCTCAGAGCCAGTGTGACACCACCCTCCCAGGGGGGGCCCATTGTGTAGCTCCTCATTTAGGACAACTGCAGGACAGTGCCCAGAGAGGTTCTGCAAAGGTGGGGTTCAGGGCCTAAAGCCCCTGCCTTTTGCTGAGAGGCGGATGGACCTGGGTTTCTCTGGCCCCGTGGCGTGGAGACTCCAAACAGAGCAAAAGTAGCCTGAGACTGCCTGAAGGGTGGTTGTGGAGATGCTGTAGCTTTCTCCTCTCTAGGGTGAAATTGCACGACAAAGAAATAATGCCACAAAGTTGACTTTAGGGTGTTGAGACTGgtcatgaagagaaaaaaaatccccatttccTACTGCTccaggaagagccctgagcaaggtgtgaagggaaaggatctCCCTTCCCAGGGACCTGGGTCAAGGCTTGGGCCTTGTTCTTGGTGAAACACATCTAGTTTTCCTGCACATCCGTGTCACCTTCACATTCCCTTTCTCTATTGTCCTCATGGCCTCCAAGGTTCTGCTCTAATGAGCTCCAAGGGAGGCTGTGTCACGGCTGGCCCTCAGGGGGACACTCCAGGAAACTTGCCTCTGACTTGGACTCCTTCCGAGATGTCTTCCATTGCCTCTCAAGGCCTGAGGTTGGTGGGCTCATCAGCAAAGCCCCCAGAGGAGTGATGACAATGCCCTGGTCTGggcttctgctgctgagctgggccgggctcctgggacagagagagctcctggcaagagggccctgctgcagagacacagctctgcccaggagcagctcctctgcacagcgcagcagggctgggggctctgagtGCAGGTGGCACACCAAGAGGCCAGAAGGAGAGAGGGCTTGGAGGCAGTTGGGAgtgggaggatgctgagagctgaCGGCAGGAGAAACCTGCACAGCCCTTGACAAGgtaagtctctggctgcagggccatGCAGCTGCACGTCCTGGCAGGGTCTCCTGCTGGGTGTTGTTTCTGGGAGGGCAGTGGGCAATGCAGTAGGCTTGGAGAGTCCTGCTGGATTGCACGGCGAGGTGAGGAAGTCTGGCAGGAGCCCCTTGCAGTGCCCTAAGCCAGGTGCCCCTGGCTATCCAAGAGCAGGGTGGACAAACCTCCTCCAGacactgcaggagctgcagctggatgcTGGGACACCCCAGCATGTGGCTATTCAGCTCTGTTTGTCGGGTGTTCTTCTGGGttgcaggctgctctccagtaaAACACAGCTGTGTCGTGGCATCCTTGTGTTGTCCAGGTGCCCCAAGGAAAAGACGGCTCTGTGCTAAGGCCATGTTCATGCTGCTGGATGGCTGTCTGTGGGCAGCTGGAGTGAggcctctgcagccctggtgaAGAGGGAAAAGCTGAGATCCTGCTCAGACACCTCAAAACAAGGTGAAGATTCTGTCCATCTGCACATGGACTGGGGCTTCTGTGTTTTCGGCTGTCTCCATTTACTGGGAAACACAAGAGTGTGATTGTTGTACTAAGCATAAGAAAATCTGCCTTGCTCTACACTGGGGTTGGAGGTGTTCTTTGCAACAACACCGCCAAGTTCATGGATCTCCTAAGTGGCCTGAACTTGAGTTTCCCCCATGTTCCTGCTTCCCGactgctgcccagcaggaagGACTCCTCTGGAGCCCACAGCAATCCCTGCTCCCAGTGCGATAGAGGTGCAGAAAGTCCTCCTGCAAAGAGAGGCTTGGGATGAGAGTACACTAAGACTTGCAATAGGTTTTCCTCAGAGAATTCTATTCTaacattttctgccttctccttttcctatGACAACTGTGACCAAAGTCAGCaaatgcccaacagcagctctgtgagtgagttcctcctgctggcattcgcagacacgcgggagctgcagctcctgcactttgtgctcttcctgggcatctacctggctgccctcctgggcaatgGCCTCATCCTCACTGTTGTAGCCtgcgaccaccgcctccactctcccatgtacttcttcctcttcaacctcgccctcctcgacctaggctgcatctccaccactctgcCCACAGCCATGGCAAATGCCCTCTGGAACACTGGGGCCATCTCCTATCAAGGGTGTGCTGCACaggtctttttctttgccttcttggCTGGTACAGAGTTTTCCCTTCTCACCGTCATGGCGTACGACCGCTACAttgccatctgccagcccctgcactacgggagcctcctgggcagcagagcttgtgcccagatggcagcagctgcctggggcagtggctttctccatGCTCTCCTGCACAcggccaatacattttccctgcccctctgccaaggcaatgctgtggaccagttcttctgtgaaatcccccagatcctcaagctctcctgctcagatgcctacctcaGGGAAGTTGGGGCACTTCTGTTTAGTGTTTCATTATTACTTGGTTGTTTCGTTTTCATTGTGGTGTCCTATGTGCAggtcttcagggctgtgctgacgatgccctctgagcaggggcgacacaaagccttttccacgtgcctcccgcacctggccgtggtctcccTGTTTGTCAGCACTGGCATATTTGCgtacctgaagcccccctccatctcctccctaTCCCTGGACCTGgtggtggcagttctgtactcagtggtgcctccagcagtgaaccccctcatctacagcatgaggaaccaggaacTCAAGCATGCGCTGTGGAAATTAATGACTAGATTTCTTTGGAAGCAATAAATTTCCATTCTACTTCTGCAGATGACTAATAATGTCAGTGACTGTCAGAACAACTGATATTACCTATGttattatgtgtgtgtgtgtgtatttatgagTGTTTTTATTACAGGACTTTGTGTTAATATGGCTGAAGTTGCCCATTAAAATGATCGGATTCATCTCATTGCTTTTACAGGATGTACCTGTCGAGTATAGCTCAGACACTCTGTATCTGGAGAGCTAGGCTCTCtgggaatttaaataaaagaaaggagactCACTGCCTGCTCTGACGTCCTTCCTCTGAGACgtggcctggctctgcaggggcagtgcccgtgtgcagggctgcagaggaaaagagtcCCAttgcagcagcacggccagggagcagcagagctgggtccatgcagagctgctctcctgccactgccaccctgtcctgctgagccctgctgctggggtcaGGCCTGGCTGATGACTTCTACCTGGTGTTATAGAGATCACTTCTAACCGCTGTTAGAAATGACGATGCAACTCAATCTGAATTTAGCAGGATTTATAAAAGGCAAggaaacagcgctgggtgcatGGGGAGTCTACGCTGTACCACCACGCACGCACAGCCGTCCAACTTTCTCAATATATAGAACATTGCATTTACATATTCATAAGAAACCTGAGTGCACCTATACATATGGATGACCTATTCCCACTTTGATTTATAATCAGTATTTTCACAAACTCCTCCTTTTGGCACCTGTGCAGTGTCTCTTGGTGGTGGTCGTTgggggtcgtggggatgaaggcACACAGTACTTCTTCATC
This portion of the Oxyura jamaicensis isolate SHBP4307 breed ruddy duck unplaced genomic scaffold, BPBGC_Ojam_1.0 oxyUn_random_OJ72177, whole genome shotgun sequence genome encodes:
- the LOC118159823 gene encoding olfactory receptor 14C36-like — encoded protein: MPNSSSVSEFLLLAFADTRELQLLHFVLFLGIYLAALLGNGLILTVVACDHRLHSPMYFFLFNLALLDLGCISTTLPTAMANALWNTGAISYQGCAAQVFFFAFLAGTEFSLLTVMAYDRYIAICQPLHYGSLLGSRACAQMAAAAWGSGFLHALLHTANTFSLPLCQGNAVDQFFCEIPQILKLSCSDAYLREVGALLFSVSLLLGCFVFIVVSYVQVFRAVLTMPSEQGRHKAFSTCLPHLAVVSLFVSTGIFAYLKPPSISSLSLDLVVAVLYSVVPPAVNPLIYSMRNQELKHALWKLMTRFLWKQ